Proteins from a genomic interval of Nitrospina gracilis Nb-211:
- the rpsP gene encoding 30S ribosomal protein S16 produces MAVVIRLTRRGAKKKPFYRVVATDSRSPRDGKFLEIIGTYDPLKTEDAVKIDAEKAQSWIQKGAKPSRTVATLLKQAGVGQ; encoded by the coding sequence TTGGCAGTAGTCATTCGCTTAACCCGACGAGGAGCAAAAAAGAAGCCGTTTTACCGGGTGGTCGCCACCGATTCCCGGTCGCCGCGTGACGGAAAGTTTCTGGAGATCATTGGAACTTACGATCCGCTGAAGACCGAGGACGCCGTGAAGATCGACGCCGAGAAAGCACAAAGCTGGATTCAGAAAGGCGCCAAACCTTCGCGTACGGTGGCCACCCTGCTCAAGCAGGCTGGTGTCGGTCAGTAA